Part of the Melitaea cinxia chromosome 6, ilMelCinx1.1, whole genome shotgun sequence genome is shown below.
CGTACTCCTTGGCATTCTATCGATAGTGGGTTGCGGTTCCGTCGATAGCCATCGAGGAACATCGCCTCGGTCATATCGATTAACATTGAATCGATACCGATTAGACGTGGCGTTTATAGATGAAATTGATTGCGTTATCGTATTTGTTTAGCTTGATTTTTTATAACGGGTTTTATCTGTATGTTCAAGAAATAATAtcctatattttaataaaagctggaatatatatatatatatatatatatacagggtgtcccagaaaTCAACGTCAAGCCGGCAATGGGCGATAGGCCAATTGATGGTGGTtatcagaaaaataagaaaaaaaatatttatgaataatttaaaaaaataatggctttttaaaaaaaatcgagaaatCGACACCCTGTGACAGTCTTTCAAGCTTTGTGACTAGAAACCTTGactatgctttgtttttttttgtgtaacgggtccctgaataactgttttattaattgtaatctaaaattaatacaaaaatgcctcagctttagaaaaacatcattttattgCGCAACCATTACGCAAAAAAGATAACAACATCTATGTTTATGTGActgtcttgtaaaaaaaatgtactacgctCTTTTGGCAAGTGGCTTTAAAAGATGGCGCATTTAGTCTGGATTCTAAAATGGTATTACATTTAGTAGTTTACACCTATAATTCggtaggaaaaaaatgtaaaccaaatgaaagttaattatttttatatcactcaaattgctatggaccgcgtttgagtacgaatgctataatatagtgACCCTATTGTGCCGTGTGTGAGCGAGACAGACAGTCATAGTATTGTGTCTTGTGTGAGCGAGACAGATAGTGACGCCACCATGATGCATCTGCCATTTTGTGTTATACTTTAGTACGTTACGCTTCTTCGTTTACTACGCATCTTTCTGTGTTCGTGTTGATTTCGTACTTACAATTTTGGATTGTTTATTGGACTTTTTTGTGTTGTGATCTGGATTTGTTGTATAAACGTTTCGTTTGACACTGAGTGTCCGTGATGCCGCATCTGTACACGACGGAGGAATATGCCAACATGCACCTCATTTATGGAGAATGCAGATACAATGCTACTGCTGCGGCTAGACTCTATCGTGAGAGATATCCAAATCGTGAACGTTATCCGGATCATCGAGTTTTTATAAATGTGCACCGGTTACTCTCAGAGGGTCGATTCCCCAACCAAGTGACTAGTGAGGGAAGACCGAATACTTCTAATGAAGACATGGTCTTGCAAGAAGTCAGTAGTACCTCAGTCCGTTTAATTGAAGCAAGGACGGGGGTGTCAAAAAGTACAGCACACCGAATTTTAAAGAGAAACGAGTTTCACCCGTACCATGTACAACGAGTACAAAGTCTCCTGCCCCAGGATTACCCTGCAAGGCTTGCATTTTGTCAAACGATGTTGCAAAAGTATAGGGAAGATGAATCTACCCTAAAAAGAGACAGATACATGAATCTGCATAATCTGCACGAGTGGCATTTGGAAAATCCACACTTAATGCGAGAAGATCGATCTCAGTAtcgctttaaaataaatatgtggaccggcattttaaatggaaaaattattGGGCCATTCGAGTTACCAGAAAATTTGACCGGCGAGGTTTATCTGGATTTTATAGAAAACCATTTACCAAATTTACTGGAAGACGTCTCACTTGACATTTACCGAAGCATTTGGTTTCAACAAGATGGCTGCCCAGCACATTATACTTGCTCAGTCAGAGAATTTCTCGATCTAGAATACCGAGGTAGATGGATAGGACGGTCTGGTCCAATTTCGTGGCCAGCCCGTTCACCGGACTTAAATCCAGTCGACTTCTTTTACTGGGGAAcgttaaaagaaaaagtatattcTAAACCACTTCAAAGTTTAAACGAATTACGAGAAAAAATTGCGGCAGCTGTTGAAGAGATCAACTCGAAAAGCTACGCTCGTCTTGTAAACCGCTCTTTTTTAAGAAGATGTAGGGCTTGCATTTCGGCCGAAGGCAAACAATTTGAACATTTGTTATGAATGAATAAACTTTGATTCCAATaactgaattttatttcaaccgTATTTTTTTTGTCCTAATTTAGGTAACAGTCTTCTAAGTCTAGTGCCACTGTCTCGCTCACACACGACACAATAGATATTATAGCATTCGTACTCAAACGCGGTCCATAGCAATtagagtgatataaaaataattaaccttcatttggtttacattttttttctaccgaATGTTAGGTGTAGTCTCCTAAGTGTACTACCATTTTAGAATCCAGACTAAATGCGCCACCTTTTCACAATACTATGACTGTCTGTCTCGCTCACACACGGCACAATAGGATcactatattatagcattcgtactcaaacgcggtccatagcaatttgagtaatataaaaataattaactttcatttggtttacatttttttcctaccGAATTATAGGTGTAAACTACTAAATGTAATACCATTTTAGAATCCAGACTAAATGCGCCATCTTTTAAAGCCACTTGCCAAAAGagcgtagtacattttttttacaagacagtcacataaagatagatgttgttatcttttttgcgtaatggttgcgcaataaaatggtgtttttctaaagctgaggcatttttgtattaattttagattacaattaataaaacagttattcagggacccgttacacaaaaaaaaacaaagcatagtCAAGGTTTCTAGTCACAAAGTTTGAAAGACTGTCACAGGGTGTCGatttctcgattttttttaaaaagccattattttttttaaattattcataaatatttttttttttatttttctgataaCCACCATCAATTGGCCTATCGCTCATTGCCGGCTTGACGTTGAtttctgggacaccctgtatatatatatatatatatatatatatatatatatatatatatatatatatatatacatacaaataaatgtttcagACTCAACAATGTCCAATCGATTGAAACTCTTTGTCGGCGATCCAGGAACACACGCTATAAACACAAACGGCTAGactatgacaaacatctatatataaAGCATACAAGTGTTTGATGTTATATCTATGGGCGATCTAATACAAGCTACAATACCAATTCAGAGTTAAGcgatattttataagaaaacttattaaattattaaaacgagAACAACAGTTACGCCACTAACATCCCAGTGCGAGTTCACATACGAAATATTAACAACTATTTcgaaataattacgtaaaaaaatataaataaacatttaaacagTATACAAACTTAAATAGTATCGCGGAAAGGGAAACGACATTTGAATTGGATAAtgagaaaaattacaaaaaaatacctTTCTAATAATGATTCTCACGTTTCTTCATAGAGCGATGGAAGTTATTATACATTGTAAAGGATATTATCTAAAATGTGTTCGTTCattaaattgttgttttagaaattatataaaGTGTTCTGTAATATGAGTTCCGCAGGCGTAACATCTGTTAGTGTCGTCCGCAATTTAATTTAGCTCCAAATTTACGTTCACacacttttgaaaaaaaaaaaagcttcgATGCGTGAACTAGTTTTGAGTTTGGAACTCGTACTGAACTCGTTTGgagttttgtaattattgatatttattatagttatcaTTTGATGCACCTTTTATTGGACAATGTTTAATTGTCTCATAGAGGAAAttcttttatagttttttttatttactttgatgATATAACTCCAATTGGTGCTCGAGTATCTTAGACAAATTGATatgataatgtaatttataattgttaattaGTCTCAATACAAAGCTAATGTTAACTTTACTAGGTTTCTTGTTGTCCttattatatactcgtattttttgGAATTATCATATAAAGAAACCCCGACTCACGCATCGTAGTGGATTAATTTCTAAACATTCTCTTTCATAGAAGAAATTAGTCCAGTTGTGAATTGTTTATAGAATGCAATGCAACAGTACTCATATAGTACAGCACTGCGCAGCAAGGGCGGCATTGGAATTCACACACACATATTGTGCTACACAACAGTACAGGACGATCGCAAAAAACTTTTAGCTAATCTTTATGGTTTTTTTATATTCTCATCACATCGATCAATAAATAGATAATGTGATAAAAACCCGTTTACAgttatatttaaagtattatttcGCGACATTCGATTGTATATTTTAGTTGCATCGTTATTATATTAGTTGCATGCGTTTTCTAAAGATCATATTTCTTAGGAATTTGTTACAATGTGTGGGCCTGCGTATCGTATAGCGAGCTGAATTATCAACGCTCTAGAAATTTCGAAACTGAAAATATTTGGACTTCGACTACTGACCTACTTGTTCACATGTTACgatttaaaacaacaataacaCTTGTAAATAATTCTTACAAgtttattccaaaataatgcACATCTCTTTAAATTTGTAACAAAGTAAATTAAACCTGAATCAATCGTTTTAATCAAATTAtccaaacatattttaatatttaattttttcattgtataatattttcattaataacacAAAGCATCATTTCGTCATGACAACATTTttaggtattaaattaaaaaaagctagtgattttataataaaaccttGAAGAGAAGAGCCAGTTTACGTTCAAAGAGTTTACTTGCATATCGAATTCTTGTAAACtaacaaataatttgaaatgaggAAATAGAATCGGGAGAATTTCAGCAACAAAGTCACGGAAGGTTTAAGAAACATctcatataattaaatgtaactGGCTGGTTAAAAGTAAATTTCGAAAGTGGGTTAAGAATGACAAAtagatttaaaagtaaattatgatggATTGAAGATTATAAATGTGTCAGGAACGCTTTGATatgattttgttaattttaaattactaattttaaatacgTATATGTTACCGACAATCTGCGTAATCTGGTATTT
Proteins encoded:
- the LOC123654781 gene encoding uncharacterized protein LOC123654781, which gives rise to MPHLYTTEEYANMHLIYGECRYNATAAARLYRERYPNRERYPDHRVFINVHRLLSEGRFPNQVTSEGRPNTSNEDMVLQEVSSTSVRLIEARTGVSKSTAHRILKRNEFHPYHVQRVQSLLPQDYPARLAFCQTMLQKYREDESTLKRDRYMNLHNLHEWHLENPHLMREDRSQYRFKINMWTGILNGKIIGPFELPENLTGEVYLDFIENHLPNLLEDVSLDIYRSIWFQQDGCPAHYTCSVREFLDLEYRGRWIGRSGPISWPARSPDLNPVDFFYWGTLKEKVYSKPLQSLNELREKIAAAVEEINSKSYARLVNRSFLRRCRACISAEGKQFEHLL